The genomic segment ACGCACTGTTATCAATAATGTCATCAGCCACCGCCAGGCGCGCTTCGCGAGAAGCCTGGGCAGCCAAAATGTTTTCAGCCTGTTCGCGACTGATATTGTCGCGAGCCATAGTGCGGGCCAGTTGGGTTTCCCGATCCACATCAACGACCAGAATCCGGTCAGCCAGGCGTTGCAGTCCATTCTCTACCAGCAGCGGGACGACCCACAAACACCATGCAGAATGTGCTAATGCTAACTGTCGTTGCGTCTCAGCGTGGATAAGAGGGTGTAACAAATTGTTAACCCAAAGCTTTTCATCGGTGGAACTGAAGATAATCTGACGTAATCTGGCGCGGTTCAGACTCCCATTTTCCAGCAGGATGTCATCGCCAAATCGTTGATGCAGGGCGAGCAGGGCCGGCTGACCGGGTTCTACCACCTGACGGGCAATAACGTCGGCATCAATAATATCAATGCCAAGCTGTGCAAAGGCGTCAGCCACGGTACTTTTTCCACTGCCGATCCCTCCGGTCAGCGCCACGGTGTAAGGCATAGTTATTATTCTCGCTGTCCTGCTGCTGCGCATCTGCTACGTTACCGGGCTTTTACAGTGCGGAGGGCGGCAAATATGAGGCACAGATCACAGGAGGTAATTACAGTTATATTTACCGGATTGTAGCGTAAATATTTCATGTTTCGCAGTCTTGTCCGCGCGTTTTTAGCGCGTATGATAACGTCACTGGAACTGGCATTCAGCCTGTGATCGGGGATCGCTCTGCAAAGGACGGTTTCTGCATCAACGCCACAAACCAGGAAAAATCGTTATGCGTATTGAAGAAGATATCAAGTTAGGCTTCAAAGATGTCCTCATCCGGCCTAAACGTTCAACGTTACAAAGCCGTTCTCAGGTGGAACTGGCCCGCCAGTTTACTTTCAAGCATTCGGGTATTGCCTGGTCAGGCGTTCCCATCATCGCCGCCAATATGGATACCGTGGGTACCTTCAGCATGGCGGAAGCTCTGGCTTCTTTCGATATTCTCACCGCGGTGCATAAGCATTACAGCGTAGAGCAGTGGAGCCAGTTTATTGCCCGGGTACCGCAGTCGGTACTGCAACACGTTATGGTGTCAACCGGCACCTCCGCCGAAGACTTCATCAGGCTTCAGCAGATCCTCGCGCTTTCGCCGCATTTGAACTTTATCTGTATTGACGTTGCCAACGGGTATTCCGAGCATTTTGTTACGTTTCTTAAGCGCGCGCGTGAAGCCTGCCCGGGAAAAACGATTTGTGCCGGGAATGTGGTCACCGGTGAAATGGTGGAAGAGCTGGTTCTTTCCGGTGCCGATATTGTAAAGGTTGGCATCGGTCCTGGCTCTGTCTGCACCACCCGGGTTAAAACCGGCGTGGGTTATCCGCAGCTTTCCGCCGTTATTGAATGTGCCGATGCCGCGCACGGGCTGGGGGGGCAGATCGTCAGCGACGGGGGCTGTTCCGTACCCGGTGATGTGGCTAAAGCATTTGGCGGCGGCGCGGATTTCGTCATGCTGGGCGGTATGCTCGCGGCCCACGATGAATGTGAGGGCGAAATTGTCGAAGAAAACGGGGAACAGTTTATGCTGTTCTACGGCATGAGTTCTGAGTCCGCCATGAAGCGCCACGTAGGCGGCGTTGCGCAGTATCGCGCTGCAGAAGGTAAAACGGTCCGGCTGCCGCTGCGCGGTCCGGTTGAACTGACCGCACGGGATATTCTCGGTGGTTTGCGCTCGGCATGTACTTATGTGGGGGCGGAGCGCCTGAAAGAGCTGACCAAGCGCACGACGTTTATCCGCGTGGCCGAGCAGGAAAACCGCGTCTTTAACCGCTAGCGGCGGTGGCTGAACATTCTCCTGGCGGTTTCAGGGGGATGTTCAGCCCAGCGCATCTCCCAGCCGGAATACCGGCAGATACATCGCCACGACCAGCGTGCCCACAATGATACCAATCACCACCATCATCAGCGGCTCCAGCGCTGCCGCAAGCGTGTCGGCCAGCTGATGTGTTTGCGCTTCGTGCCAGCCGGCCAGCCGGGCCAGCAGGGCGTCCAGCGAGCCGGACTCCTCACCCACCTTGATGAGCTGATAGCATAAAGGTGTAAACAGGTCGTGGGGTTTCAACGCCTGGTGCAGTGGGTTCCCTGCGGCAATATGCTGCTGAAGTTTAATAATCGCTTCCCGCCAGACCAGAGCGCCGACCGTTTTCTCTACCGCCTGCAGGCTTT from the Erwinia sp. SLM-02 genome contains:
- the coaE gene encoding dephospho-CoA kinase (Dephospho-CoA kinase (CoaE) performs the final step in coenzyme A biosynthesis.) — encoded protein: MPYTVALTGGIGSGKSTVADAFAQLGIDIIDADVIARQVVEPGQPALLALHQRFGDDILLENGSLNRARLRQIIFSSTDEKLWVNNLLHPLIHAETQRQLALAHSAWCLWVVPLLVENGLQRLADRILVVDVDRETQLARTMARDNISREQAENILAAQASREARLAVADDIIDNSASPQAVIAHVAVLNQRYIALASVKDRD
- a CDS encoding GMP reductase, with product MRIEEDIKLGFKDVLIRPKRSTLQSRSQVELARQFTFKHSGIAWSGVPIIAANMDTVGTFSMAEALASFDILTAVHKHYSVEQWSQFIARVPQSVLQHVMVSTGTSAEDFIRLQQILALSPHLNFICIDVANGYSEHFVTFLKRAREACPGKTICAGNVVTGEMVEELVLSGADIVKVGIGPGSVCTTRVKTGVGYPQLSAVIECADAAHGLGGQIVSDGGCSVPGDVAKAFGGGADFVMLGGMLAAHDECEGEIVEENGEQFMLFYGMSSESAMKRHVGGVAQYRAAEGKTVRLPLRGPVELTARDILGGLRSACTYVGAERLKELTKRTTFIRVAEQENRVFNR